In a genomic window of Lepisosteus oculatus isolate fLepOcu1 chromosome 5, fLepOcu1.hap2, whole genome shotgun sequence:
- the sema4ba gene encoding sema domain, immunoglobulin domain (Ig), transmembrane domain (TM) and short cytoplasmic domain, (semaphorin) 4Ba isoform X2: protein MWIIGAHPFFLCATALFAVIHAAAATDLDITPRISFLYNAKERPARRFSAEGVFNYSSLLLSSEEDVLFVGGREALFALNLSDISNGKLHKNLTWSTPEKKRHECSFKGKNLQTDCFNYIKILLRLNSTHLYVCGTYAFSPICAYIRISDFSLVKSEKGDIVTEDGRSRCPFDPEYKSTAIMVDGELYAGTVSNFQGNEPIIYKSLGQGTPLKTENSLNWLQDPAFVGSAYIQESLPRGNSVGDDDKIYFFFSEAGKEFDFFDNTIVSRIARVCKGDMGGERVLQKKWTTFLKAHLLCSLPDDGFPFNVIQDMFVLTPGRQHWKNTTFYGLFTSQWYRGASGSSAVCAFSMEQVERAFNGRYREVNRETQQWYTYNHPVPEPRPGACITNAARQMNIHSSLHMPDKVLNFVKDHFLMDSVIRSQPILLKRNVRYTQIAVHRVQAISRTYDVLFIGTDDGKLHKAINTDHRMYIIEEISLFAEPQPVQNIILDLEKGVLFVSSHSGLVEVPVANCSNYQSCGECILSRDPYCAWSGRHCRDVRQASPDRSWKQDVEEANTSAACSIALPGPRSFNPSGKSGFECQAFVLPANTFKVLSCKLHSNLAQRRWVYSDSASQFVYASPDGGLVVVAQADMPETYECWSVEEGFRQLVANYCMRAEKLPDTTTTTTASTARSRTPRVQVDGSLILPGESRSPQLSPKTYWNELLIVCALLGFSFLVFSLFVVYRNRDHMKSVLKQGECPNMQQKKPRMGGKPAESLPLNGSAVPASTSDHKGYQTLNDNYICSTPTHESPDHGKGFTESEKRPLDFKESHVEISPTCPRPRVRLGSEIKDSIV, encoded by the exons ATGTGGATTATCGGTGCCCATCCGTTCTTTCTGTGTGCCACAGCTCTATTTGCAGTCATCCATGCAGCTGCTGCAACAGATCTGGACATCACCCCTCGCATCAGctttctgtaca ATGCGAAGGAAAGGCCAGCCAGGAGGTTCTCGGCCGAAGGGGTGTTCAATTATAGCTCCCTCCTCTTGAGCAGCGAGGAGGACGTTCTCTTCGTGGGCGGCAGGGAGGCGCTCTTCGCCCTCAACCTCTCCGACATCAGCAACGGAAAGCTCCACAAGAAC CTGACGTGGAGCACTCCGGAAAAGAAGAGACACGAATGCAGTTTTAAAGGGAAGAACCTGCAA ACTGATTGCTTCAATTACATCAAGATCTTGCTCCGGCTGAACAGCACACATCTCTATGTATGTGGAACATATGCCTTCAGCCCCATCTGTGCATATATA CGCATCTCAGACTTTTCGTTGGTGAAGAGTGAAAAGGGGGACATTGTTACTGAGGACGGTCGAAGCCGATGCCCGTTTGATCCAGAATATAAATCCACTGCCATCATGGTTG ATGGTGAACTGTATGCTGGCACGGTCAGTAACTTCCAGGGAAATGAACCGATCATTTACAAGAGCCTCGGTCAGGGGACCCCCTTAAAAACCGAGAACTCCCTGAACTGGCTTCAAG ACCCAGCATTCGTGGGGTCAGCCTATATCCAAGAGAGTCTACCAAGAGGCAATTCAGTCGGCGACGACGATAAAATCTACTTCTTCTTCAGTGAAGCGGGAAAGGAGTTTGATTTCTTTGACAACACCATTGTGTCGAGGATCGCCCGTGTTTGTAAG GGGGACATGGGAGGGGAGCGCGTGCTGCAGAAGAAATGGACCACGTTCCTCAAGGCGCACCTCCTGTGCTCCCTCCCGGACGATGGCTTCCCTTTCAACGTCATCCAGGACATGTTTGTCCTGACGCCGGGCCGGCAGCACTGGAAGAACACCACCTTCTACGGCCTCTTCACCTCGCAGTG GTACAGAGGTGCGTCGGGGAGCTCGGCGGTGTGCGCCTTCTCCATGGAACAGGTGGAGCGCGCCTTCAACGGGCGCTACCGCGAGGTGAACCGGGAGACCCAGCAGTGGTACACCTACAACCACCCTGTGCCCGAGCCGCGGCCCGGAGCG TGCATCACGAATGCAGCGAGGCAGATGAACATACATTCCTCACTTCACATGCCTGACAAGGTTCTGAACTTTGTGAAGGATCATTTCCTGATGGACAGTGTGATCCGCAGTCAGCCTATTCTCCTGAAGCGCAATGTGAGATACACTCAGATTGCCGTGCACAGAGTTCAGGCCATTTCCAGAACCTACGATGTCCTCTTCATCGGTACAG ATGATGGAAAACTTCACAAAGCAATTAACACTGACCACAGGATGTACATCATTGAAGAGATCTCTCTCTTTGCTGAGCCCCAGCCTGTGCAAAACATCATTCTGGACTTAGAAAAG GGCGTCCTGTTTGTGTCCTCTCACTCGGGGCTGGTGGAGGTCCCTGTAGCGAACTGCAGTAACTACCAGAGCTGTGGAGAGTGCATCCTGTCCAGAGATCCGTACTGTGCCTGGAGCGGGAGGCATTGCCGAGATGTCAGGCAGGCTTCACCAGACCG ATCGTGGAAGCAGGACGTTGAGGAAGCCAACACTTCGGCCGCCTGTAGCATTGCACTGCCTGGCCCGCGGTCTTTCAATCCATCAGGCAAGA GTGGGTTTGAGTGCCAGGCTTTCGTTTTACCGGCCAACACCTTCAAAGTCCTCTCCTGCAAGCTGCATTCGAACCTGGCCCAGCGGCGCTGGGTGTACAGTGACAGTGCCAGCCAGTTCGTGTACGCCAGTCCGGACGGGGGCCTGGTGGTGGTGGCGCAGGCAGACATGCCGGAGACGTACGAGTGCTGGTCGGTGGAGGAGGGCTTCCGGCAGCTGGTGGCTAACTATTGCATGAGAGCAGAGAAGCTCCCGGACacaaccaccaccaccaccgccTCTACTGCCCGGTCCAGGACGCCCCGGGTCCAGGTGGATGGGTCCCTTATCCTCCCCGGGGAGAGCCGGTCTCCCCAGCTCAGCCCCAAGACCTACTGGAATGAGCTGCTCATCGTCTGCGCCCTCCTGGGCTTCTCCTTCCTCGTCTTCTCCCTGTTCGTGGTCTACCGCAACCGGGATCACATGAAGTCCGTGCTGAAGCAGGGCGAGTGTCCCAACATGCAGCAGAAGAAGCCCAGGATGGGGGGGAAGCCGGCGGAGAGCCTCCCGCTCAACGGGAGCGCCGTGCCGGCGTCCACGTCTGACCACAAGGGCTACCAGACCCTCAATGACAACTACATCTGCAGCACGCCCACACACGAGTCCCCCGACCACGGCAAGGGCTTCACGGAGTCGGAGAAACGGCCGCTGGACTTCAAGGAGAGCCACGTGGAGATCTCGCCCACCTGCCCCCGCCCCAGAGTCCGGCTGGGGTCTGAAATCAAAGACTCCATCGTGTGA
- the sema4ba gene encoding sema domain, immunoglobulin domain (Ig), transmembrane domain (TM) and short cytoplasmic domain, (semaphorin) 4Ba isoform X1: MWIIGAHPFFLCATALFAVIHAAAATDLDITPRISFLYNAKERPARRFSAEGVFNYSSLLLSSEEDVLFVGGREALFALNLSDISNGKLHKNLTWSTPEKKRHECSFKGKNLQTDCFNYIKILLRLNSTHLYVCGTYAFSPICAYIRISDFSLVKSEKGDIVTEDGRSRCPFDPEYKSTAIMVDGELYAGTVSNFQGNEPIIYKSLGQGTPLKTENSLNWLQDPAFVGSAYIQESLPRGNSVGDDDKIYFFFSEAGKEFDFFDNTIVSRIARVCKGDMGGERVLQKKWTTFLKAHLLCSLPDDGFPFNVIQDMFVLTPGRQHWKNTTFYGLFTSQWYRGASGSSAVCAFSMEQVERAFNGRYREVNRETQQWYTYNHPVPEPRPGACITNAARQMNIHSSLHMPDKVLNFVKDHFLMDSVIRSQPILLKRNVRYTQIAVHRVQAISRTYDVLFIGTDDGKLHKAINTDHRMYIIEEISLFAEPQPVQNIILDLEKGVLFVSSHSGLVEVPVANCSNYQSCGECILSRDPYCAWSGRHCRDVRQASPDRSWKQDVEEANTSAACSIALPGPRSFNPSGKTGGFECQAFVLPANTFKVLSCKLHSNLAQRRWVYSDSASQFVYASPDGGLVVVAQADMPETYECWSVEEGFRQLVANYCMRAEKLPDTTTTTTASTARSRTPRVQVDGSLILPGESRSPQLSPKTYWNELLIVCALLGFSFLVFSLFVVYRNRDHMKSVLKQGECPNMQQKKPRMGGKPAESLPLNGSAVPASTSDHKGYQTLNDNYICSTPTHESPDHGKGFTESEKRPLDFKESHVEISPTCPRPRVRLGSEIKDSIV; encoded by the exons ATGTGGATTATCGGTGCCCATCCGTTCTTTCTGTGTGCCACAGCTCTATTTGCAGTCATCCATGCAGCTGCTGCAACAGATCTGGACATCACCCCTCGCATCAGctttctgtaca ATGCGAAGGAAAGGCCAGCCAGGAGGTTCTCGGCCGAAGGGGTGTTCAATTATAGCTCCCTCCTCTTGAGCAGCGAGGAGGACGTTCTCTTCGTGGGCGGCAGGGAGGCGCTCTTCGCCCTCAACCTCTCCGACATCAGCAACGGAAAGCTCCACAAGAAC CTGACGTGGAGCACTCCGGAAAAGAAGAGACACGAATGCAGTTTTAAAGGGAAGAACCTGCAA ACTGATTGCTTCAATTACATCAAGATCTTGCTCCGGCTGAACAGCACACATCTCTATGTATGTGGAACATATGCCTTCAGCCCCATCTGTGCATATATA CGCATCTCAGACTTTTCGTTGGTGAAGAGTGAAAAGGGGGACATTGTTACTGAGGACGGTCGAAGCCGATGCCCGTTTGATCCAGAATATAAATCCACTGCCATCATGGTTG ATGGTGAACTGTATGCTGGCACGGTCAGTAACTTCCAGGGAAATGAACCGATCATTTACAAGAGCCTCGGTCAGGGGACCCCCTTAAAAACCGAGAACTCCCTGAACTGGCTTCAAG ACCCAGCATTCGTGGGGTCAGCCTATATCCAAGAGAGTCTACCAAGAGGCAATTCAGTCGGCGACGACGATAAAATCTACTTCTTCTTCAGTGAAGCGGGAAAGGAGTTTGATTTCTTTGACAACACCATTGTGTCGAGGATCGCCCGTGTTTGTAAG GGGGACATGGGAGGGGAGCGCGTGCTGCAGAAGAAATGGACCACGTTCCTCAAGGCGCACCTCCTGTGCTCCCTCCCGGACGATGGCTTCCCTTTCAACGTCATCCAGGACATGTTTGTCCTGACGCCGGGCCGGCAGCACTGGAAGAACACCACCTTCTACGGCCTCTTCACCTCGCAGTG GTACAGAGGTGCGTCGGGGAGCTCGGCGGTGTGCGCCTTCTCCATGGAACAGGTGGAGCGCGCCTTCAACGGGCGCTACCGCGAGGTGAACCGGGAGACCCAGCAGTGGTACACCTACAACCACCCTGTGCCCGAGCCGCGGCCCGGAGCG TGCATCACGAATGCAGCGAGGCAGATGAACATACATTCCTCACTTCACATGCCTGACAAGGTTCTGAACTTTGTGAAGGATCATTTCCTGATGGACAGTGTGATCCGCAGTCAGCCTATTCTCCTGAAGCGCAATGTGAGATACACTCAGATTGCCGTGCACAGAGTTCAGGCCATTTCCAGAACCTACGATGTCCTCTTCATCGGTACAG ATGATGGAAAACTTCACAAAGCAATTAACACTGACCACAGGATGTACATCATTGAAGAGATCTCTCTCTTTGCTGAGCCCCAGCCTGTGCAAAACATCATTCTGGACTTAGAAAAG GGCGTCCTGTTTGTGTCCTCTCACTCGGGGCTGGTGGAGGTCCCTGTAGCGAACTGCAGTAACTACCAGAGCTGTGGAGAGTGCATCCTGTCCAGAGATCCGTACTGTGCCTGGAGCGGGAGGCATTGCCGAGATGTCAGGCAGGCTTCACCAGACCG ATCGTGGAAGCAGGACGTTGAGGAAGCCAACACTTCGGCCGCCTGTAGCATTGCACTGCCTGGCCCGCGGTCTTTCAATCCATCAGGCAAGA CAGGTGGGTTTGAGTGCCAGGCTTTCGTTTTACCGGCCAACACCTTCAAAGTCCTCTCCTGCAAGCTGCATTCGAACCTGGCCCAGCGGCGCTGGGTGTACAGTGACAGTGCCAGCCAGTTCGTGTACGCCAGTCCGGACGGGGGCCTGGTGGTGGTGGCGCAGGCAGACATGCCGGAGACGTACGAGTGCTGGTCGGTGGAGGAGGGCTTCCGGCAGCTGGTGGCTAACTATTGCATGAGAGCAGAGAAGCTCCCGGACacaaccaccaccaccaccgccTCTACTGCCCGGTCCAGGACGCCCCGGGTCCAGGTGGATGGGTCCCTTATCCTCCCCGGGGAGAGCCGGTCTCCCCAGCTCAGCCCCAAGACCTACTGGAATGAGCTGCTCATCGTCTGCGCCCTCCTGGGCTTCTCCTTCCTCGTCTTCTCCCTGTTCGTGGTCTACCGCAACCGGGATCACATGAAGTCCGTGCTGAAGCAGGGCGAGTGTCCCAACATGCAGCAGAAGAAGCCCAGGATGGGGGGGAAGCCGGCGGAGAGCCTCCCGCTCAACGGGAGCGCCGTGCCGGCGTCCACGTCTGACCACAAGGGCTACCAGACCCTCAATGACAACTACATCTGCAGCACGCCCACACACGAGTCCCCCGACCACGGCAAGGGCTTCACGGAGTCGGAGAAACGGCCGCTGGACTTCAAGGAGAGCCACGTGGAGATCTCGCCCACCTGCCCCCGCCCCAGAGTCCGGCTGGGGTCTGAAATCAAAGACTCCATCGTGTGA